From the genome of Pelobacter propionicus DSM 2379, one region includes:
- a CDS encoding class I SAM-dependent methyltransferase, which produces MRLKKVLKMALINKLTASQLIRPVLRLHSYCYRLSSELAIIISKEGLHPKHSILEYESWFYNHVETSWTVLDVGSNTGIMAHLLAGKVAKVYGIELQQSLVEEAKKTFQLPNIEYFCADATCFFYQELQPIDCVVLSNVLEHIKNRSYFLHKLLTELPWRKPYEKRFLIRVPLITREWIVMYKKRLGLEYRLDDTHYIEYTQEQFAQELGECNIRVVNLDIRYGEIYAICMSD; this is translated from the coding sequence GTGAGACTTAAGAAAGTGCTAAAGATGGCTCTAATTAACAAGTTAACCGCTTCCCAGTTAATTAGGCCGGTTCTAAGGCTACACTCCTACTGCTACAGGTTATCAAGCGAACTGGCAATAATCATTAGTAAAGAGGGGCTTCATCCAAAGCATAGTATTTTGGAATATGAGTCATGGTTTTATAATCATGTAGAGACAAGCTGGACTGTATTAGATGTTGGAAGCAATACAGGTATTATGGCTCATTTGTTAGCTGGTAAAGTTGCCAAAGTTTATGGTATCGAACTGCAGCAGTCTCTGGTTGAAGAAGCAAAAAAAACGTTTCAGTTACCTAATATAGAATATTTCTGTGCAGATGCTACGTGTTTTTTTTATCAAGAGCTTCAGCCAATTGACTGTGTTGTACTATCTAATGTTTTAGAGCACATCAAAAACAGAAGCTATTTTTTGCATAAACTTCTAACAGAATTGCCTTGGCGCAAACCATATGAGAAGCGCTTTTTGATACGTGTACCCCTCATAACTAGAGAATGGATTGTTATGTATAAGAAAAGACTTGGTCTTGAGTATCGCCTTGATGACACTCATTACATTGAATATACACAGGAGCAATTTGCGCAAGAACTTGGTGAATGTAATATTCGCGTTGTCAATCTTGATATTCGCTATGGTGAAATATATGCAATTTGTATGTCCGATTAG
- a CDS encoding lipopolysaccharide biosynthesis protein, protein MSNFSWRRPFASAYFRSAGSYLGLKLVIFSLAGLASQFLLTRYLVKEDYGLIIWVATIIGLLSPFGLPGISTSITGAVAKGYDGNFRRGTWYEIIGSTFGGAVLLGISGYYYFWHNDLLRGGIFAVAGVLGPGLWLDTQQCYWNGKKNFKAIFWWSVPVRLVQLVATAIVLQVSPNLVVVFGVQTLIQVVANLAASFGIMLSGQANRELSSEYLSFGSYSTVLYFIGTFSVYFDKLVIGSYSGVKALAAFAVGELLYTYFYKTPSGILTQIFLPRQAEMPLQDAARWTQQRQKYLIAGMACICMLLAFVVPVVYPLFFTEKYSDSVFYAELFILCVFLGSPTFLSGTLIRAHALKKQATVVWLINTLSPLLFVPLFGKLMGVTGIILARGTSNFVLSIYYFYMINCCKKQKKVLH, encoded by the coding sequence ATGAGCAACTTTTCCTGGCGTAGACCGTTCGCCTCCGCATACTTTCGCTCTGCTGGCAGCTACCTCGGTTTGAAACTCGTTATCTTTTCCCTTGCTGGTCTGGCAAGTCAATTCCTGCTCACTCGTTATCTGGTAAAGGAAGATTATGGTCTCATCATCTGGGTTGCGACCATTATTGGGCTTTTGAGTCCTTTCGGCTTGCCCGGTATTTCGACCTCAATTACCGGAGCAGTTGCCAAAGGATATGACGGAAACTTCAGGCGTGGAACGTGGTATGAGATCATCGGCAGCACTTTCGGTGGTGCAGTCCTACTCGGGATCTCAGGTTATTACTATTTCTGGCACAACGATCTATTAAGAGGAGGAATCTTTGCGGTTGCCGGCGTCCTCGGACCGGGGCTGTGGTTGGATACTCAGCAATGCTACTGGAATGGCAAGAAGAACTTCAAGGCAATCTTTTGGTGGTCGGTGCCGGTGCGGCTTGTTCAACTGGTGGCCACTGCGATAGTGCTGCAGGTCAGCCCCAACCTCGTCGTGGTCTTTGGCGTGCAGACCCTGATCCAGGTCGTTGCGAATCTCGCTGCTTCCTTCGGCATCATGCTCTCCGGGCAAGCGAACCGGGAGCTTTCTAGTGAATATCTCAGCTTCGGAAGCTATTCGACAGTACTTTATTTTATCGGAACATTTTCCGTCTATTTTGACAAGCTGGTCATCGGTTCATATTCGGGCGTGAAGGCCTTGGCAGCGTTTGCAGTTGGGGAGCTGCTCTATACCTATTTTTATAAAACTCCTTCAGGCATTTTGACGCAAATTTTTCTACCCAGACAGGCAGAGATGCCGTTGCAAGATGCAGCCCGCTGGACCCAACAACGGCAGAAATATCTGATAGCCGGCATGGCCTGCATCTGCATGTTATTAGCTTTCGTTGTACCAGTAGTCTACCCACTTTTCTTTACCGAAAAGTATTCCGATAGTGTCTTTTATGCAGAGTTATTTATATTGTGCGTTTTTCTCGGTTCACCAACTTTCTTAAGTGGCACCCTGATCAGAGCACATGCTTTAAAAAAACAAGCAACTGTCGTTTGGTTGATAAACACCCTCTCTCCATTGCTTTTTGTACCGTTATTTGGTAAGCTGATGGGCGTTACTGGAATTATACTTGCACGTGGAACTTCAAATTTTGTTTTAAGTATTTATTATTTTTATATGATCAACTGCTGCAAAAAGCAAAAAAAAGTTTTGCATTAA
- a CDS encoding glycosyltransferase family 9 protein — MSDIDFIQKLPFYLRMLNKFTFAVTSAYRSLLSFGFQQMMIVACKVANTRYRLQSESIDSIVIVQLANIGDAVLTTPIISALSQKYPHAHIHVITGSENSLVYENNEHVKSTHYINSIKYIRHNHIYEPACNVYNRLRLERFDLTVVVRADLSFITFMLMANNLGKVALYNMDKHPQRRMWLKFLSINNNSFKIKHNVEVINDSLKSVGIYIGETIHHKSEIPIPDSSLSDIFALLLKRSISANFVVFHVNTPFKYRKWPEQRFAELIDYTIDKWGFDCVLIGGKNDAEASKKVLAYCANRRNVISVVGELNLSQTAAIIKLSRLYVGNDSGPMHIAAAAETPVLAFFGPQTPALFHPWKTKSRVLFSSRKCSPCWQKSCVSPENYCMMDIAAHEAQKALDSILTGGNK; from the coding sequence ATGAGTGACATTGATTTTATCCAAAAATTACCATTTTATTTGCGTATGTTAAATAAATTCACCTTTGCAGTCACATCAGCATACCGCTCCCTGCTATCATTCGGTTTCCAGCAAATGATGATAGTTGCGTGCAAGGTTGCAAATACCAGATACAGACTTCAAAGCGAATCTATTGACAGCATTGTAATCGTGCAACTTGCCAATATTGGTGACGCAGTTCTTACTACTCCTATCATAAGCGCGTTGTCCCAAAAATATCCTCATGCACACATTCATGTAATTACCGGCAGCGAAAACTCACTCGTATATGAAAATAATGAGCATGTTAAAAGTACCCATTATATTAATAGTATAAAATATATCCGCCATAACCACATTTATGAGCCAGCCTGCAATGTTTACAATCGATTGCGCCTAGAAAGATTTGATTTGACGGTGGTTGTCAGGGCTGATTTATCTTTTATTACATTCATGCTAATGGCTAACAATCTCGGCAAAGTGGCACTCTATAACATGGATAAACATCCTCAGCGCCGCATGTGGTTGAAATTTTTATCTATAAATAACAATTCATTCAAAATAAAACACAATGTAGAAGTGATTAATGACTCACTTAAATCTGTTGGAATTTATATCGGCGAAACAATTCATCATAAATCAGAAATACCAATACCAGACTCTTCTTTGTCAGATATATTTGCTCTACTGTTAAAAAGATCAATCTCAGCAAACTTTGTCGTTTTTCATGTAAACACACCTTTCAAATACAGGAAATGGCCTGAACAAAGATTTGCCGAACTGATAGACTACACAATCGATAAATGGGGATTTGACTGTGTATTGATTGGCGGCAAGAATGATGCAGAAGCGAGCAAAAAAGTTTTGGCGTATTGCGCAAACAGAAGAAATGTCATATCAGTGGTTGGAGAATTAAATCTTTCTCAAACAGCGGCAATAATCAAGTTATCACGGCTTTATGTAGGTAACGACAGTGGTCCCATGCATATTGCAGCGGCTGCAGAAACACCTGTTCTTGCCTTTTTTGGCCCACAGACCCCTGCGCTTTTTCATCCATGGAAAACGAAATCACGCGTATTATTCAGTTCAAGAAAATGCAGTCCATGCTGGCAGAAGTCATGTGTAAGTCCTGAAAACTACTGCATGATGGATATTGCTGCTCACGAGGCCCAGAAAGCACTTGACTCAATTCTGACAGGGGGCAACAAATGA
- a CDS encoding glycosyltransferase family 2 protein encodes MSAADNPKASIIICTVDRPQQLAACVAALLQQQGAFEIIVIDQSTLPTITFDDKRIMHLRSSRKGLSHARNVGCRHARGDIVSFIDDDAVPDQAFVTELLRIFEQSDIDAVAGRILVQGVDKPYSRTQSSESRFLRMRDWGCVLGGNLAFKRSVAEDVGLFDESFGAGTKWASAEETDLFLRMIYKGQKVYYASSLVVFHPLEAFGHSDASLACKLFNYGKGMGALFAKHCLIFHNYIAVLFFLLSLLKPTVRMVQFLLTGKPLKFKLYMNIMLGRVIGFKEFYMSK; translated from the coding sequence ATGTCTGCTGCCGATAACCCAAAAGCAAGCATCATAATTTGTACAGTTGACAGGCCCCAGCAACTGGCAGCTTGTGTCGCGGCATTACTGCAACAGCAGGGCGCATTTGAAATAATTGTTATCGATCAGTCGACTCTCCCGACGATTACTTTCGACGATAAGCGTATCATGCATCTTCGCAGCAGCAGGAAAGGATTATCGCATGCACGCAATGTCGGTTGTCGTCATGCACGCGGAGATATCGTTAGTTTTATCGATGATGATGCTGTCCCAGACCAAGCATTCGTTACGGAACTTCTGCGGATTTTCGAACAGAGCGATATTGATGCCGTGGCAGGCAGAATCCTGGTACAGGGAGTAGATAAACCCTATTCCCGTACTCAGTCATCGGAAAGTCGTTTCCTGCGGATGAGGGACTGGGGATGCGTTTTGGGAGGTAATTTGGCCTTCAAACGTTCAGTTGCGGAAGACGTTGGGCTATTCGATGAGAGTTTTGGTGCTGGAACGAAGTGGGCTTCTGCCGAAGAAACTGACTTGTTTTTAAGAATGATCTATAAGGGCCAAAAAGTCTACTATGCATCAAGCCTAGTCGTCTTCCATCCTCTTGAAGCATTCGGACATTCAGATGCCAGCCTAGCATGCAAGCTTTTCAATTATGGTAAAGGAATGGGAGCGCTTTTCGCGAAACATTGCCTAATTTTCCATAATTATATCGCAGTGCTATTCTTCTTGCTGTCACTGCTTAAGCCAACAGTCAGAATGGTTCAGTTCTTACTGACTGGCAAACCATTAAAGTTCAAGCTTTATATGAACATCATGCTGGGAAGAGTTATTGGTTTCAAAGAATTTTATATGTCGAAATGA
- a CDS encoding O-antigen ligase family protein — MSLNRMFDIVSVAIIVTASLVLCQVPMGYLLVAIVGVIVSIYSVKTVKLELFSVVFFAFATIYFASIPKFGPLPFSLKYLLMLALFLTFWRHDGIVNMPRPITSIGPFAYYWLGLICLSLATMNVGSLMPPAESLFLVIFALFFVRSARERGIFLTRFVAVLTTISACWYLLNIAFFERIYTIRQILYASYVDANDPRTLVAMLRPTGLTFNHHIMGYHMTAAMVLSSLLSLLETEFRWKWFWRASLPLVILATVLTAQRSVIPAVVAAFMVFALIEKKLKVLVAIFAVSILIGGGLYFSIKTAEEFGVKSLTSRFEEKDVGSRLGWQLTAVKTVVSNPFSLKYTGRSWEDEATELGADYSQFGDKVQAVHNSYLGVMLNYGWAGVAIVLMSLVYLFSVITEIIKQYLADKRQQPFALVTCLAMLALSLQALFHNASVFTNETVSCLIFASLICWKHLLPDSVQQPLDTTRA; from the coding sequence ATGTCCCTGAACAGGATGTTTGACATTGTCTCGGTGGCGATCATTGTCACTGCCTCACTAGTGTTGTGCCAAGTCCCTATGGGCTATCTGCTTGTCGCCATTGTTGGCGTAATCGTCAGCATCTACTCGGTGAAGACGGTGAAGCTTGAGCTATTTTCTGTGGTCTTCTTTGCTTTTGCGACGATTTACTTTGCGTCAATCCCAAAATTCGGACCGCTGCCCTTTTCGTTGAAGTACCTGTTGATGCTGGCACTGTTCCTTACATTCTGGCGACATGATGGGATTGTGAATATGCCCCGACCCATTACATCTATCGGCCCGTTTGCCTATTACTGGTTAGGACTCATTTGCCTCAGCCTTGCCACTATGAATGTGGGATCTTTGATGCCACCGGCAGAAAGCCTTTTTCTGGTTATTTTTGCGCTATTTTTTGTCCGCAGTGCCCGTGAGCGGGGTATTTTTCTGACTCGATTCGTTGCAGTGCTCACGACTATTTCAGCATGTTGGTATCTGCTCAATATTGCTTTTTTTGAACGAATTTACACCATCAGGCAAATTCTATATGCCAGTTATGTCGATGCAAACGACCCACGCACCCTTGTAGCAATGTTGCGTCCAACAGGCCTCACTTTTAACCATCACATTATGGGATACCATATGACGGCAGCGATGGTACTCAGCAGCCTGCTATCACTACTTGAAACAGAATTTCGCTGGAAGTGGTTTTGGCGCGCCTCCCTTCCGCTTGTTATCCTAGCCACAGTCTTGACGGCTCAGCGGTCTGTTATCCCGGCAGTTGTAGCAGCGTTTATGGTGTTTGCACTGATTGAGAAAAAATTAAAAGTATTGGTCGCGATTTTTGCTGTATCCATACTGATAGGTGGCGGCCTCTATTTCTCAATAAAAACGGCAGAGGAATTCGGTGTAAAATCCTTAACATCACGCTTTGAAGAGAAGGATGTGGGATCCCGCCTCGGGTGGCAGTTGACGGCCGTAAAAACCGTGGTATCAAATCCTTTCAGCCTCAAGTACACAGGTCGGTCGTGGGAAGACGAGGCGACGGAACTTGGCGCTGACTACTCCCAGTTCGGTGATAAGGTACAGGCGGTTCATAACAGCTACCTGGGTGTCATGCTGAATTATGGCTGGGCAGGAGTGGCAATAGTACTCATGTCGTTAGTATACCTTTTCAGTGTAATAACAGAGATTATCAAACAATATCTCGCCGACAAGCGTCAGCAACCGTTTGCCTTGGTTACCTGTCTGGCGATGCTGGCATTATCACTTCAGGCGCTGTTTCATAATGCCAGCGTATTCACCAATGAAACAGTAAGCTGCCTGATTTTTGCCAGTCTAATTTGCTGGAAACATCTGCTGCCTGACTCAGTTCAGCAGCCACTGGATACTACAAGAGCATGA
- a CDS encoding glycosyltransferase family 4 protein codes for MPYREYVRRGWQVRILTFDRGSLPLLPEGISAVRFPHPVLLPLLPWTHRSLGRWADVIKTNQSDGAHYYTRAAHVWNKPIVLRCGYVKGEYLETVDGMTTATARYQTKEARAFRAATHCLLPTEDLSTWVRDRYQLPADKITLVPNFVDTAVFTPLAGIDKKPMSVVTVGRLSPVKRFDLLLRACSGILGCRLTIIGEGEERGRLHDLATELGVELSLPGNLENVKLPAELQKHRVFAITSQREGHPKSLIEAMACGMPCVGVDAIGIRNVISNDLNGLLVGASVEQVRDGLSLLLQNEALAHSLGGAAADFTSEAYSFERCMATELSVVGRP; via the coding sequence ATGCCCTACAGGGAGTATGTGCGGCGGGGGTGGCAGGTGAGAATCCTCACTTTCGATCGTGGCTCTCTTCCGCTCCTGCCGGAGGGGATCAGTGCTGTGCGTTTTCCACATCCGGTATTGCTGCCGTTGTTGCCCTGGACGCACCGCTCTCTGGGAAGATGGGCTGATGTGATCAAGACCAATCAGAGCGACGGCGCTCACTATTATACCCGGGCAGCCCATGTCTGGAATAAACCTATCGTGCTGCGCTGCGGCTATGTGAAAGGAGAGTATCTGGAGACGGTGGACGGAATGACAACGGCAACCGCCAGGTATCAAACGAAGGAAGCGCGGGCGTTCCGGGCGGCTACTCATTGCCTGTTGCCGACGGAGGATCTTTCCACCTGGGTGCGGGATCGCTACCAGCTGCCGGCGGACAAGATCACTTTGGTGCCCAATTTCGTCGACACGGCCGTTTTCACGCCATTGGCCGGCATCGATAAAAAGCCGATGTCGGTGGTGACTGTCGGCAGACTTTCACCAGTGAAACGCTTCGACCTCTTGCTGCGGGCCTGCTCCGGCATCCTTGGCTGTCGGCTGACCATCATCGGAGAGGGGGAGGAGCGGGGGCGCCTTCACGACTTGGCAACGGAACTCGGGGTAGAGTTATCGCTGCCGGGGAACCTGGAAAACGTGAAGCTGCCCGCAGAACTGCAGAAGCATAGGGTGTTTGCCATCACCTCACAGCGCGAAGGGCATCCGAAATCGTTGATCGAGGCCATGGCCTGCGGCATGCCTTGCGTGGGAGTCGATGCCATTGGCATTCGCAATGTAATCAGTAACGATCTGAACGGCCTGTTGGTAGGCGCGAGCGTTGAGCAGGTACGTGACGGTCTCTCACTCCTGCTGCAGAACGAGGCGTTGGCCCATTCACTTGGGGGGGCTGCAGCCGACTTCACATCAGAGGCTTACAGTTTCGAGCGCTGCATGGCGACAGAATTGTCGGTGGTGGGAAGACCGTGA
- a CDS encoding B12-binding domain-containing radical SAM protein encodes MKVLMLNPPFLPKFSRSSRSPAVTKSGTIYYSLWLSYATGVLEKAGHEVLLIDAPAEGASLPQIKKRVIDFTPQMAVFDTSTPSIYSDVNVLEEVASWFNGNVLTVLVGTHPSALSEETIRLSNSIDVIARHEYDYTLLDIANSIQNGNLVLSQVLGITYKDGCTIKSTEERPYIENLDAIPWVSKVYKKHVNINNYFYAHTKPPVISFFAGRGCPNKCFYCVYPQVMFGHTYRHRSAEDVVGEIEYIVKEFPEVREVLIDDDNFTVDQDHVMRICDIIINRGLRLSWTVEARVNLRYEVMVAMRRAGCRLLVAGFESGDQQILDNMCKGATVTQAEQFCQNAKKAGLRVHGCFMVGNRGETRDSMERTLQLALKLKPDTAQFFPLMVYPGTRAYMWAKDNSYIHAKSYRDWLDEDGLHNCVLNTDKLTAKELVNFCDEARRKFYLRPEYLITKAIDLVKNPSEIKRTVKAGSILIKHLLKGKEE; translated from the coding sequence ATGAAAGTTTTAATGCTGAATCCTCCATTCCTCCCTAAATTTTCAAGAAGTTCTCGCAGTCCAGCTGTCACCAAAAGCGGCACAATTTATTATTCATTATGGCTTAGCTATGCAACAGGCGTTCTTGAAAAAGCAGGTCATGAAGTATTGCTGATAGACGCACCTGCCGAGGGAGCGAGCCTCCCCCAAATCAAAAAGCGGGTCATTGACTTTACACCCCAAATGGCGGTGTTTGATACTTCAACACCGAGCATATATAGCGATGTGAACGTACTTGAGGAAGTTGCATCATGGTTCAATGGGAATGTTCTTACCGTTCTGGTTGGCACTCACCCGTCAGCCCTTTCTGAAGAAACAATTCGCCTGTCCAACTCGATTGACGTTATTGCTCGTCATGAATATGACTATACACTGCTTGACATTGCCAACAGTATTCAGAATGGCAATCTTGTTTTGTCACAGGTACTCGGCATCACTTATAAAGACGGCTGCACAATCAAGTCGACCGAGGAGAGACCATATATCGAAAACCTCGATGCAATTCCTTGGGTTTCAAAGGTCTACAAGAAACACGTTAACATCAATAATTACTTCTATGCCCATACAAAACCTCCTGTGATATCATTCTTTGCCGGTCGCGGGTGTCCGAACAAATGTTTTTACTGCGTATACCCGCAGGTGATGTTTGGACATACATACCGCCATCGCTCAGCTGAAGATGTTGTTGGAGAAATTGAATATATAGTAAAAGAGTTTCCAGAAGTACGAGAAGTTTTAATTGACGATGATAACTTTACGGTTGATCAGGACCATGTAATGAGAATATGTGACATAATCATCAACAGGGGCTTGAGGCTTTCCTGGACTGTGGAGGCCCGCGTCAATTTACGATACGAAGTCATGGTTGCAATGAGAAGGGCTGGCTGCAGGTTGTTAGTTGCGGGCTTTGAAAGTGGTGATCAACAGATTCTCGATAATATGTGCAAAGGAGCAACTGTCACCCAAGCTGAACAATTCTGCCAAAATGCAAAAAAAGCTGGGCTTCGCGTGCATGGCTGTTTCATGGTTGGCAATAGAGGTGAGACGCGCGACTCAATGGAGAGAACCCTTCAGTTGGCGCTAAAATTAAAGCCTGACACAGCACAGTTTTTTCCTCTTATGGTCTATCCCGGCACCAGAGCTTATATGTGGGCGAAAGACAATTCGTACATTCATGCCAAATCATATCGTGATTGGCTTGATGAAGATGGGTTGCACAATTGCGTGCTAAACACTGATAAGCTGACGGCAAAAGAGCTTGTTAATTTTTGCGACGAGGCACGACGCAAGTTTTATTTGCGCCCAGAGTACCTCATTACAAAGGCAATAGACCTTGTGAAAAATCCTTCTGAAATCAAACGCACAGTCAAAGCAGGCAGTATATTAATAAAACATTTACTCAAAGGTAAAGAAGAGTGA
- a CDS encoding glycosyltransferase: protein MCKVHILCELVDGPYGGSHQFLKALRDGLRSKGVYSETVESANLIIFNSCQHIDDVLQAKKGFPEKVFMHRIDGPIQLYNMSSDLRDLIVYTVNRIIADATVFQSEWSRAENFRLGLKPTSHETLISNAPNSDVFNSKNRIEFSQFRKIRLIASSWSSNWKKGFEVYQWLDQHLDFARYEMTFVGNSPITFENIKMIKPLKSDELACELKQHDIYITALQKEACSNSLIEALSCGLPALVLRDGGNPVIVGAGGATFSCADEIPALLDQIVRNYKAIQSMIRVPEISEVVDLYYGFCKELVFAINNEGLSPKKLSLFSFLQMHCILKGLRLKELFNSKIERFYGHR from the coding sequence ATGTGTAAGGTACATATTCTATGTGAATTGGTTGATGGTCCATATGGAGGATCTCATCAATTTTTAAAAGCATTGCGAGACGGATTACGCAGTAAAGGCGTTTATTCAGAGACTGTAGAAAGTGCTAATCTAATCATATTCAATAGTTGTCAACATATTGATGATGTATTGCAGGCAAAGAAAGGTTTTCCTGAAAAAGTATTTATGCATCGCATAGATGGTCCTATACAACTATATAATATGTCAAGTGATTTACGTGATTTAATTGTGTACACAGTTAATCGAATTATTGCTGATGCTACAGTTTTTCAGTCAGAATGGTCGAGAGCGGAAAATTTCAGATTAGGTCTAAAGCCAACTTCACATGAAACACTGATCTCTAATGCCCCAAACTCTGATGTATTCAATAGTAAAAACAGAATTGAGTTCTCTCAGTTTAGAAAAATTAGATTGATAGCATCTAGTTGGTCATCTAATTGGAAAAAGGGGTTTGAAGTATATCAATGGCTCGATCAGCACCTAGATTTTGCTCGATATGAAATGACTTTTGTGGGGAACAGCCCCATAACATTTGAAAATATCAAGATGATAAAGCCATTAAAAAGCGATGAACTTGCATGCGAATTGAAACAGCACGATATCTATATTACCGCTTTACAAAAAGAAGCTTGCTCAAACTCTCTTATTGAAGCGCTTTCGTGTGGTTTGCCTGCTCTTGTTTTGAGGGATGGCGGGAATCCCGTAATTGTCGGTGCTGGTGGAGCGACCTTCAGCTGTGCTGATGAAATTCCTGCACTGCTCGACCAGATAGTTAGAAATTACAAGGCAATTCAGAGCATGATTAGGGTCCCAGAAATCAGTGAGGTTGTTGATTTATATTATGGTTTTTGTAAAGAGCTAGTTTTTGCAATAAACAATGAAGGTCTAAGTCCGAAAAAGTTGTCTTTGTTCTCTTTTTTACAGATGCACTGCATTTTGAAAGGATTGAGACTGAAGGAACTTTTCAACAGCAAAATTGAGAGATTTTATGGACATCGTTGA
- a CDS encoding glycosyltransferase family 2 protein, with protein sequence MKISVIMSAYNAEKHLTKSIESVLGQTYSDFEFLIVNDASTDDTPALLQKYQRSDNRIALLHNRSNIGLTRSLNLAIQHARHNIIARQDADDISHPERFSKQIDFLKTHGEVMLLGTAGQLIDDSGRILRNEPVISGSVRLKKRLQRCNQFIHGSVMMRRQCLNVIGLYREEFVSAQDYDLFLRISEQYAVDNLPVPLYQYRISPSTVSIAKSRQQQVCALIAQEASRDRRSGMPNNWDQLMYDAYSRRINSKRFHKTIECNLALTKGRNSLLAGEHLTAKKEFSKAFVVRPSLKTLYHLVRSYVCCR encoded by the coding sequence ATGAAGATCAGCGTAATAATGTCTGCCTACAACGCAGAAAAGCACCTGACGAAATCCATTGAGTCGGTGCTGGGGCAGACCTACAGCGACTTTGAATTCCTCATTGTCAATGACGCATCGACCGATGACACTCCGGCCCTTTTGCAGAAATACCAGAGATCGGATAATCGCATCGCACTACTGCATAACCGGTCAAACATTGGATTGACGCGTTCACTGAATCTTGCCATACAGCATGCACGGCATAACATCATAGCTCGACAGGACGCTGATGATATTTCTCATCCTGAGCGGTTTTCCAAGCAAATTGACTTCTTGAAGACACATGGCGAAGTAATGCTACTTGGGACCGCAGGGCAGTTAATTGATGATTCGGGCCGGATTCTAAGGAATGAACCGGTGATATCCGGAAGTGTGCGACTCAAGAAGCGTCTGCAGAGATGTAACCAGTTTATCCACGGGTCAGTAATGATGCGGCGGCAATGCCTCAACGTCATTGGCCTTTATAGAGAGGAATTTGTAAGCGCCCAAGACTACGACCTCTTTCTACGGATTTCAGAACAGTACGCGGTAGACAATCTTCCTGTTCCTCTCTATCAGTATCGGATCAGCCCTTCAACAGTCTCCATAGCCAAAAGCAGGCAGCAGCAGGTTTGTGCTCTGATTGCCCAGGAGGCCTCAAGGGACCGGCGCTCCGGCATGCCAAACAACTGGGACCAGCTCATGTACGATGCCTATAGTCGTAGAATCAATTCAAAGCGTTTTCATAAAACGATTGAATGCAATCTCGCATTAACAAAGGGAAGAAACAGTTTACTCGCTGGCGAGCATTTAACGGCAAAAAAAGAATTCAGCAAAGCTTTTGTGGTCAGACCGTCTCTAAAAACACTCTACCATTTAGTCCGTAGTTATGTCTGCTGCCGATAA